The following proteins are co-located in the Haloplanus sp. HW8-1 genome:
- a CDS encoding SHOCT domain-containing protein yields the protein MQIPTRPLMDALAQVQPGPHGPHNGPHWGGGPMGGASTGTVGGFGGWLTLLVLAFLLAALVVAVAYAWTREEGRDDDGAMATLRERYAAGDVDDEEFGRRRDRLLDSD from the coding sequence ATGCAGATCCCGACACGCCCGCTAATGGACGCACTCGCACAGGTACAGCCCGGGCCACACGGTCCCCACAACGGTCCACACTGGGGTGGCGGACCGATGGGCGGTGCGAGCACGGGAACCGTCGGCGGGTTCGGCGGTTGGCTCACGCTCCTGGTCCTCGCGTTCCTGCTCGCCGCGCTCGTGGTCGCGGTGGCGTACGCATGGACCCGTGAGGAGGGTCGCGACGACGACGGAGCGATGGCTACACTCCGCGAGCGATACGCCGCCGGTGACGTCGACGACGAGGAGTTCGGCCGTCGACGGGACCGACTCCTCGACAGTGACTAA
- a CDS encoding acyl-CoA mutase large subunit family protein, with protein MFDPDDLEQIREGKAEWEADAYGPTVDRFGERTDAFTTDTGGQEVDPLYTPADVADLDYGDDLGYPGREPYTRGVYSTMYRGRLWTMRQYAGMGTAAETNERFNYLLDEGQTGLSMAFDLPTQMGYDSDAAMAAGEVGKSGVAIDTLRDMETVFDGIPLDEVSTSMTINAPAAILLAMYVAIGDQQGVARSELRGTIQNDIMKEYIARNLYIYPPEPSMRLITDIFEFCAEETPKFNTISISGYHIREAGSTAAQEIAFTLGNGIEYVEAALDAGQDVDEFAPQLSFFFNAHNNIFEEVAKFRAARRMWAEIMEERFGAENPKSKQLKFHTQTGGSTLTAQQIDNNVVRVAYQALAAVLGGTQSLHTNGKDEALSLPTEKSVRTALRTQQILAHESGAADTIDPLAGSYYVESLTDDLEAAAFDLLDEIDERGGMLEAVKSQWVQGRIQDVAFDRQQEIEEGERIIVGVNEHRVDEDPEVDLEEVTEEDERRQIDGLESVRADRDDEAVEATLATLRETARGDDNLLPPIVDAVKAYATVGEIANVLREEFGEYQPGR; from the coding sequence ATGTTCGACCCCGACGACCTCGAACAGATCCGCGAGGGCAAAGCCGAGTGGGAGGCCGACGCCTACGGGCCGACCGTGGATCGGTTCGGGGAGCGAACGGACGCGTTCACCACCGACACCGGGGGCCAGGAGGTCGATCCCCTCTACACCCCCGCCGACGTCGCCGATCTGGACTACGGCGACGACCTCGGATACCCCGGCCGGGAGCCCTACACCCGCGGCGTCTACTCGACGATGTACCGCGGTCGGCTGTGGACCATGCGCCAGTACGCGGGGATGGGGACCGCCGCCGAGACGAACGAGCGGTTCAACTACCTGCTCGACGAGGGCCAGACCGGGCTGTCGATGGCCTTCGACCTGCCGACACAGATGGGCTACGACTCAGACGCCGCGATGGCCGCCGGCGAGGTGGGGAAGTCGGGCGTCGCCATCGACACGCTGCGGGACATGGAGACGGTGTTCGACGGCATCCCCCTCGACGAGGTGTCGACGAGCATGACGATCAACGCGCCGGCGGCGATCCTGCTGGCGATGTACGTCGCCATCGGCGACCAGCAAGGGGTGGCTCGGTCCGAACTCCGCGGCACCATCCAGAATGACATCATGAAAGAGTACATCGCGCGCAACCTCTACATCTATCCGCCCGAACCCTCGATGCGCCTAATCACCGACATCTTCGAGTTCTGTGCCGAGGAGACGCCGAAGTTCAACACGATCTCCATCTCGGGGTATCACATCCGCGAGGCCGGGTCGACGGCGGCCCAAGAGATCGCTTTTACCCTCGGCAACGGCATCGAGTACGTCGAGGCGGCCCTGGACGCCGGTCAGGACGTCGACGAGTTCGCGCCCCAACTCTCCTTTTTCTTCAACGCGCACAACAACATCTTCGAGGAGGTGGCGAAGTTCCGTGCCGCCCGTCGGATGTGGGCGGAGATCATGGAAGAGCGGTTCGGCGCCGAGAACCCGAAATCCAAGCAGTTGAAGTTCCACACCCAGACCGGTGGGTCGACCCTGACCGCCCAGCAGATCGACAACAACGTCGTCCGAGTGGCGTACCAGGCGCTCGCCGCGGTGCTCGGCGGCACCCAGAGCCTGCACACCAACGGGAAAGACGAGGCGCTGTCGCTCCCGACCGAGAAGAGCGTCCGGACGGCGCTCCGGACCCAGCAGATCCTCGCCCACGAGTCGGGCGCCGCGGACACCATCGATCCGCTCGCGGGAAGCTACTACGTCGAGTCCCTGACCGACGACCTCGAAGCGGCGGCGTTCGACCTGTTGGACGAGATCGACGAACGCGGCGGCATGCTCGAAGCCGTGAAGTCCCAGTGGGTCCAAGGCCGGATCCAGGACGTGGCCTTCGACCGCCAACAGGAGATCGAGGAGGGGGAGCGGATCATCGTCGGCGTCAACGAGCACCGGGTCGACGAGGACCCCGAGGTCGACCTCGAAGAGGTGACCGAGGAGGACGAACGCCGACAGATCGATGGGCTGGAGTCGGTGCGGGCCGACCGCGACGACGAGGCAGTCGAGGCGACGCTCGCGACGCTCCGCGAGACGGCTCGCGGCGACGACAACCTGCTCCCGCCCATCGTCGACGCGGTGAAGGCCTACGCGACGGTCGGCGAGATCGCGAACGTCCTCCGCGAGGAGTTCGGGGAGTACCAGCCCGGCCGTTAG
- a CDS encoding universal stress protein, with protein sequence MYDTILVPTDGSDVTDVAATQAVVLAERFGADVHTLYVREEEDDVAGENATTAVAERVRAAGLDATTAVLDAEEAVHRAILGYAADHDADCIAMGTHGRTGLGQHLLGSVAERTLRKSPVPVVTVREETVVDDFDAVLVPTDGSDCAETAAAHAVELAAATGATLHVVHVVDRGVLPSDGSGTLLEALERVGQRALESVIDRADAAGVSSVQASILSGSPYRAIVAYAEDEGIDLIAMGTHGRTGFDRYLLGSVTERVVRLSDRPVLSIGDHERI encoded by the coding sequence ATGTACGACACGATACTCGTGCCGACCGACGGGAGCGACGTGACGGACGTCGCAGCCACGCAGGCGGTCGTCCTCGCCGAGCGATTCGGCGCGGACGTCCACACGCTGTACGTCCGCGAGGAGGAGGACGACGTGGCGGGCGAGAACGCAACGACGGCCGTCGCGGAGCGGGTGCGTGCCGCCGGCCTCGACGCGACGACGGCCGTTCTCGACGCCGAGGAGGCGGTCCACCGTGCCATCCTCGGATACGCCGCCGACCACGACGCCGACTGCATCGCGATGGGCACCCACGGCCGAACCGGCCTCGGGCAGCATCTCCTCGGGAGTGTCGCGGAGCGGACGCTCCGCAAGTCACCCGTCCCGGTGGTGACCGTCCGCGAGGAGACGGTCGTCGACGACTTCGACGCCGTCCTCGTGCCGACCGACGGGAGCGACTGCGCGGAGACGGCGGCGGCCCACGCGGTCGAACTCGCCGCGGCGACGGGCGCGACACTCCACGTGGTCCACGTCGTCGACCGCGGCGTCCTCCCGTCCGACGGGTCGGGTACGTTGTTGGAGGCCCTCGAACGGGTCGGCCAGCGTGCGCTGGAGTCGGTCATCGACCGCGCCGACGCCGCGGGCGTCTCGAGCGTTCAGGCGTCGATCCTGAGCGGGTCGCCCTACCGCGCTATCGTCGCCTACGCCGAGGACGAGGGGATCGATCTGATCGCGATGGGGACCCACGGTCGGACCGGTTTCGACCGCTACCTCCTCGGGAGCGTCACCGAACGGGTCGTCCGCCTCAGCGACCGGCCGGTACTCTCCATCGGCGACCACGAGCGGATCTGA
- the mce gene encoding methylmalonyl-CoA epimerase: MRFDHVGVATRDVDRLTGLFEPLLDAPVAHRETFDGLDVTFLDLGNGYLELLEPLDGEGPIARSLDRDGPGIHHVAFATTDVAAALATARDHGIDLVDEQPRPGAWGHDVAFLHPASTGGVLVEFVEHG, from the coding sequence ATGCGCTTCGATCACGTCGGCGTCGCCACCCGTGACGTCGACCGGTTGACCGGGTTGTTCGAGCCCCTCCTCGACGCCCCGGTCGCACACCGGGAGACGTTCGACGGTCTCGACGTCACCTTCCTCGATCTGGGCAACGGCTATCTGGAACTGCTCGAACCGCTCGACGGTGAGGGACCGATCGCGCGGTCGCTCGACCGCGACGGGCCCGGGATCCACCACGTCGCGTTCGCGACGACCGACGTGGCGGCCGCCCTGGCGACTGCCCGAGATCACGGGATCGACCTCGTGGACGAGCAGCCCCGACCCGGTGCCTGGGGACACGACGTGGCCTTCCTCCATCCCGCGTCGACCGGCGGCGTCCTCGTGGAGTTCGTCGAGCACGGATGA